A single window of Malus sylvestris chromosome 5, drMalSylv7.2, whole genome shotgun sequence DNA harbors:
- the LOC126622993 gene encoding protein CHROMATIN REMODELING 4-like encodes MKEDSSSPSKMINRNWVLKRKRRKLPHGPDQSNGKEDTSAASESPGKTSSSAKRKLKNELISERFQSKKKGNDGYFYECVVCDLGGNLLCCDSCPRTYHLQCLNPPLKRIPNGKWQCTTCCQKRDQKSNLLEPRNFLTETISKRARTKLVTTKSKTGMKSSDREKVSQIFGNSIVAKKRSSSKGKAVLTHRVKSLEKNSRIDICSTKPTHSTVGGSADGISSCVNVDDEKRSSIVPEEDSTDRKSSSPAKEVASHSKVTLSETNDEAPEASASPDVKPDPSCTDGSPHKTIVLAISATTDKAKKRKHKGNNDKSKKKPRTDKGKSVGISKQSGSKANTTKPRIDKAPRKHKSINHGVSAILSREEIGTKKSDVQSRDEELPEGAKDSSHNADKAGSHVVETTICRDSFTAQPLQVDRVLGCRVQGDNAQSSRQLCVTAAPGLCPADLQVSEIQNRLSDGNSAFDNDMDVGAADSVVNGADGDESMKDENLTEVCENVVGGADGDESTKDDVRVDKLHVYRRSVNKEGKKANSMDLLRTGAKDSSPATIICKDQDESAVTADDSGKNPEKTATIKVSLKSHDDDEVPEIEMHLSPDTQDKQDVDTETGISSSPQTKIEEPSLAEPAGGSDGMVLYEFLVKWVGSSHIHNSWISESELKSLAKRKLENYKAKYGTAVINICEERWKQPQRVIGLRGVENGLGEAFIKWNGLPYDECTWERLDEPVIKNSQNLIDQFYQFERQTLENNASKDDSSKGKVSCQQSEIVTLTEQPKELKGILFPHQLEALNWLRKCWHKSKNVILADEMGLGKTVSACAFISSLYVEFKATLPCLVLVPLSTMRNWLAEFALWAPELNVVEYHGCAKARTIIRQHEWHASDPNSLNKKTCAYKFNVLLTTYEMVLADSSHLRGVPWEVLIVDEGHRLKNSGSKLFSLLNSLSFQHRVLLTGTPLQNNIGEMYNLLNFLQPASFPSLSAFEERFNDLTTAEKVDELKKLVAPHMLRRLKKDAMQNIPPKTERMVPVELSSIQAEYYRAMLTKNYQILRNIGKGVAQQSMLNIVMQLRKVCNHPYLIPGTEPDSGSAEFLHEMRIKASAKLTLLHSMLKILHKEGHRVLIFSQMTKLLDILEDYLAIEFGPKTYERVDGSVSVTERQSAIARFNQDQSRFVFLLSTRSCGLGINLATADTVIIYDSDFNPHADIQAMNRAHRIGQSKRLLVYRLVVRASVEERILQLAKKKLMLDQLFVNKSGSQKEVEDIIKWGTEELFNDSPITDGKDTDENNSNKDEAVTDVEHKHRKRTGGLGDVYTDKCTDSSNKIVWDESAISKLLDRSDLQSGSSDIAEGEMENDMLGSVKAIEWNEEPAEEQGVESSPGASDDTGVPNTERKEDSMVTEENEWDRLLRLRWEKYQSEEEAALGRGKRLRKAVSYREAYGAHPTETLSEGADEEHEPEPEPEREYTPAGRALRDKFAKLRARQKERLAQRNAVEEPQPSEGPPESLPQGPTNTSKDGDQATELVQFFRERPSVIDLENDKLDAPKAKTDSPSRLGRLLKHKNSHLGLSVNSLDYMSPDMFLPNHQVLGTSLLPSNNLLPVLGLCAPNASQIVSSNKKFSRSNGRQKGGRPEFPFSLAPQSGTLNETEVNGDDTKLSDAPAEVSHLKNKLNSIPNGGFPFRLYPPTFQGNNHDRPESSSASFSDFQEKMALPNLPFDEKLLPRFPLGAKSMPSPHLDFLSNLSLGSRLESAGGSLQELPTMSLFPNLQLPPDAPRYNQQDRDVPPSFGLGHMPTNFPSLPDNHRKVLENIMMRTGPGSSNLFKNKFKADIWTEDELDYLWIGVRRHGRGNWDAMLRDPRLKFSTFKTSEDLSARWEEEQLKILDGSAFAVSKSTKKAAKSLQFPSISDGMMARALHSSRLVTPPKFQSHLTDIKLGFTDLSTGFPHFESSDRLGLQNEQYPPIPSWFHDKFRTNFSGDSAAVASDRAGTSSSVPAEQPFVVTSFGTSCLGSLGGLNSSSSYDVQKNEDEQGAPRYGKLPSLLDRSLNAVRDMNNNLARGEPSSSGLLPNLKRGILKGDDVAGSSSSKNTLPHWLREAVSAPAKPPVPDLPPTVTAIAQSVRLLYGEDKRTIPPFVIPGPPPSLPKDPRRSLKKKRKLKSRLFRRVQLDAGSSQDFQSRHFGGNASSSIPMAPSFPFLSQAMAATSGFSRIESDLGEPLSLNVVNPSSAAPHLNQHKKTTMGLSPSPEVLQLVASCVAPGSHLSAASGMASSSVRDTKPSLPNSVDQVELLDSQTATAVVRTEAKQGSPVRTCGTQSADSSKTESDPSRTERPDVEEISSEGTVSDHPMSDRES; translated from the exons ATGAAGGAAGACAGTTCGTCACCTAGTAAAATGATAAACAGAAATTGGGTCTTGAAACGAAAACGTAGAAAGCTTCCTCATGGACCTGATCAGTCTAATGGCAAAGAAGACACTTCAGCGGCCTCAGAATCGCCAGGGAAGACTTCTTCTTCAGCTAAGCGCAAGCTGAAAAATGAATTAATTTCTGAGCGGTTTCAATCCAAGAAGAAAGGAAATGACGGG TATTTCTACGAGTGTGTGGTCTGTGACCTTGGCGGTAACTTGTTGTGTTGTGATAGCTGTCCCCGAACCTATCATCTCCAGTGTCTTAATCCACCTCTTAAG CGCATTCCGAATGGGAAGTGGCAATGTACAACTTGCTGTCAGAAAAGAGATCAGAAAAGTAATCTGCTTGAACCCAGAAACTTTTTGACAGAGACCATCTCAAAACGAGCAAGAACAAAACTTGTCACTACTAAGTCCAAAACTGGAATGAAGTCATCCGACAGGGAGAAAGTATCACAGATTTTTGGAAACTCTATTGTTGCAAAGAAAAGATCTTCAAGCAAAGGAAAAGCTGTTTTAACCCATCGAGTCAAATCCTTAGAGAAGAACTCCCGGATAGATATATGTAGCACCAAGCCGACTCATTCAACAGTTGGTGGTTCTGCAGACGGTATTTCATCATGTGTGAATGTTGATGATGAAAAAAGATCCAGCATTGTCCCAGAAGAGGATTCCACAGACAGAAAGTCGAGCTCTCCTGCTAAAGAAGTTGCATCTCATTCTAAAGTTACATTGTCAGAGACGAATGATGAAGCGCCTGAGGCATCTGCCTCTCCTGATGTGAAGCCGGATCCATCTTGTACTGATGGATCTCCACATAAGACCATTGTTCTTGCAATCAGTGCTACCACCGACAAggctaaaaaaagaaaacacaaaggAAATAATGATAAGAGTAAAAAGAAGCCCAGGACTGATAAGGGAAAGTCTGTTGGTATTTCCAAACAATCTGGATCTAAAGCAAATACTACAAAACCGAGGATTGATAAAGCACCTCGTAAGCATAAATCTATCAACCATGGGGTTTCTGCTATTTTGTCAAGAGAAGAAATTGGAACCAAGAAGTCAGATGTCCAAAGCAGAGACGAG GAGCTTCCTGAGGGAGCAAAAGACTCATCACATAATGCAGATAAAGCTGGAAGTCATGTAGTTGAAACAACAATTTGTAGAGACAGTTTTACTGCTCAACCTCTGCAG GTTGATCGGGTTTTGGGATGTCGAGTTCAGGGTGATAATGCTCAATCTTCTCGTCAGTTATGTGTGACAGCTGCCCCTGGCCTGTGTCCTGCTGATTTGCAAGTTTCTGAGATTCAAAACAGACTATCAGATGGAAATTCTGCTTTTGATAATGACATGGATGTCGGAGCTGCGGACAGTGTTGTCAATGGTGCTGATGGGGATGAAAGCATGAAGGATGAAAATCTCACTGAGGTTTGCGAAAATGTTGTCGGTGGTGCTGATGGGGATGAAAGCACAAAGGATGATGTTCGAGTGGACAAATTACATGTGTACAGAAGATCTGTGAACAAAGAAGGTAAAAAAGCTAATTCCATGGATTTGTTGAGGACAGGTGCTAAGGATTCGAGTCCTGCTACCATAATTTGTAAAGATCAAGATGAATCTGCTGTAACTGCAGATGATTCAGGAAAAAACCCTGAAAAAACAGCGACTATCAAAGTTAGTTTGAAAAGTCATGATGATGATGAGGTTCCTGAAATTGAAATGCATTTATCTCCTGACACCCAAGATAAACAAGATGTAGATACAGAAACTGGAATCAGCAGCAGCCCTCAAACCAAAATTGAGGAGCCTTCACTAGCTGAGCCTGCAGGTGGTAGTGATGGGATGGTATtgtatgaatttttagttaagtgGGTGGGTAGTTCTCATATTCATAATAGTTGGATTTCTGAATCTGAGCTAAAATCCTTGGCCAagagaaaattagaaaattacAAGGCTAAGTATGGAACTGCTGTTATAAATATATGTGAGGAACGTTGGAAGCAACCACAGCGGGTGATTGGTCTCCGTGGTGTTGAAAATGGTTTGGgtgaagctttcataaagtggAATGGTCTCCCTTACGATGAATGCACTTGGGAAAGACTGGATGAGCCTGTCATTAAAAATTCCCAGAATCTGATTGATCAGTTTTATCAGTTTGAACGCCAAACACTGGAAAACAATGCTTCTAAGGATGATTCATCAAAGGGGAAGGTTAGTTGTCAGCAAAGTGAAATAGTTACTCTGACAGAGCAGCCTAAGGAACTGAAGGGTATATTGTTTCCTCATCAGCTTGAAGCTCTGAATTGGTTGCGGAAATGCTGGCATAAATCCAAGAATGTAATACTGGCCGATGAGATGGGGCTTGGTAAAACTGTGTCCGCTTGTGCTTTTATTTCATCATTATACGTCGAGTTCAAAGCCACTCTCCCTTGTTTAGTCTTGGTTCCACTTTCCACAATGCGTAATTGGCTTGCTGAGTTTGCATTATGGGCACCCGAATTGAATGTCGTGGAATATCATGGGTGTGCTAAAGCACGAACCATAATACGCCAGCATGAATGGCATGCTAGTGATCCAAATTCATTGAATAAGAAAACATGTGCGTATAAATTTAATGTTCTTTTAACTACATATGAAATGGTTCTTGCTGATTCCTCACATCTCCGCGGGGTTCCTTGGGAAGTTCTCATAGTTGATGAGGGTCATCGTTTGAAAAATTCGGGAAGTAAGCTCTTCAGCTTGCTTAACTCCTTGTCTTTCCAACATCGCGTACTGTTGACTGGTACCCCTCTTCAGAACAACATCGGTGAAATGTATAACTTGCTTAACTTCTTGCAGCCGGCATCATTCCCTTCCCTATCTGCATTTGAGGAAAGGTTTAATGATCTTACAACTGCAGAAAAAgtggatgaattgaaaaaactTGTTGCTCCACATATGCTTCGGAGGCTTAAAAAGGACGCTATGCAAAATATCCCCCCCAAGACCGAACGGATGGTTCCTGTTGAGCTGTCCTCTATCCAAGCTGAATACTACCGCGCAATGCTGACAAAGAATTATCAGATATTGCGGAATATTGGCAAAGGGGTGGCACAGCAGTCAATGCTGAACATAGTAATGCAGTTAAGGAAAGTCTGCAATCATCCGTATCTCATACCAGGCACTGAACCGGACTCTGGGTCTGCTGAGTTCCTTCATGAAATGCGAATTAAAGCTTCAGCCAAGTTGACTCTGTTGCATTCTATGCTTAAGATCTTGCACAAAGAGGGTCACAGAGTCCTCATCTTTTCACAGATGACCAAGCTGCTAGATATCCTTGAGGATTATTTGGCTATAGAATTTGGACCTAAAACATATGAGAGAGTAGACGGCTCTGTTTCAGTGACTGAGCGTCAATCTGCAATTGCGCGTTTTAACCAAGATCAAAGCCGATTTGTCTTTTTGTTATCAACACGCTCTTGTGGCCTTGGTATCAATTTGGCAACAGCAGACACTGTCATTATCTATGATTCTGATTTCAACCCGCACGCTGATATTCAAGCTATGAATCGAGCACATCGAATTGGACAGTCAAAACGACTTTTGGTGTATAGGCTTGTTGTTCGTGCTAGTGTTGAAGAGCGCATCTTGCAGCTTGCAAAGAAGAAACTTATGCTTGATCAGCTTTTTGTGAACAAGTCGGGATCCCAAAAAGAAGTGGAGGATATTATAAAATGGGGAACTGAGGAGCTTTTTAATGATTCTCCAATTACTGATGGAAAAGATACCGATGAAAATAACAGTAACAAAGATGAGGCAGTGACAGATGTTGAGCATAAGCATAGGAAGCGGACTGGTGGCTTGGGGGATGTGTATACAGATAAATGTACAGATAGCAGCAACAAGATTGTATGGGATGAAAGTGCAATTTCAAAGTTACTTGACCGTTCAGACCTTCAGTCTGGTTCAAGTGATATTGCTGAAGGAGAAATGGAAAATGATATGCTTGGCTCAGTAAAG GCCATCGAATGGAATGAGGAGCCTGCTGAAGAGCAGGGAGTTGAATCATCTCCAGGTGCAAGTGATGATACTGGGGTACCAAATACTGAAAGGAAAGAGGATAGCATGGTTACGGAAGAAAATGAATGGGACAGACTTTTGCGTCTTAG ATGGGAGAAATATCAAAGTGAGGAAGAAGCGGCTCTTGGTCGTGGGAAGCGCCTGCGGAAAGCTGTTTCTTACAGGGAAGCATATGGTGCACACCCAACTGAAACATTAAGTGAG GGTGCTGACGAGGAGCATGAGCCCGAACCAGAGCCAGAGAGGGAGTACACACCTGCTGGACGAGCTTTAAGGGACAAGTT TGCTAAGCTCCGAGCTAGACAAAAAGAGCGGCTTGCTCAGAGGAATGCAGTTGAAGAACCTCAACCTAGTGAAGGACCGCCTGAGTCACTTCCTCAGGGTCCCACCAACACTTCCAAAGATGGCGATCAAGCAACTGAATTAGTTCAGTTTTTCAGAGAGAGACCTTCAGTAATTGACTTGGAGAACGATAAGTTAGATGCTCCCAAGGCCAAGACTGATTCTCCCTCACGATTGGGCCGGCTATTGAAGCATAAAAACAGTCACCTTGGTCTTTCTGTTAATTCTCTTGACTACATGTCACCTGACATGTTCCTTCCCAATCACCAGGTTCTGGGAACAAGCTTACTGCCCTCAAATAATTTATTACCTGTTCTGGGACTCTGTGCTCCCAATGCTAGTCAAATAGTATCATCAAATAAGAAATTCTCAAGGTCAAACGGCAGACAAAAAGGAGGTCGGCCAGAGTTTCCATTTAGTCTGGCTCCTCAGTCTGGGACTTTGAACGAGACAGAAGTAAATGGTGATGACACGAAACTATCAGATGCACCAGCTGAAGTATCACATCTCAAGAATAAGTTGAATAGCATCCCAAATGGTGGTTTCCCATTTAGGCTG TATCCTCCGACTTTTCAAGGGAATAATCATGATCGTCCAGAAAGTTCCAGTGCTTCCTTTTCTGATTTCCAAGAAAAGATGGCATTGCCTAACTTACCATTCGATGAGAAATTGCTACCAAGATTCCCACTTGGAGCAAAGAGCATGCCGAGTCCACATCTGGACTTCTTATCTAATCTATCATTAGGTAGCAGACTTGAATCTGCTGGTGGATCCTTGCAAGAACTTCCAACAATGTCATTGTTTCCAAATTTACAGTTGCCACCAGATGCACCCAGATATAATCAGCAAGACAGAGATGTGCCTCCCTCATTTGGTTTGGGGCACATGCCAACTAATTTTCCGTCTTTACCTGATAACCACCGGAAGGTGCTCGAAAACATAATGATGAGGACTGGTCCTGGATCAAGCaacttatttaaaaataaatttaaagcagATATCTGGACGGAAGATGAACTTGATTATCTATGGATTGGTGTTCGTAGGCATGGAAGGGGCAATTGGGATGCAATGCTGAGAGACCCAAGGTTGAAGTTCTCAACGTTTAAAACTTCGGAAGATTTGTCAGCTAGGTGGGAGGAGGAACAACTCAAGATTTTAGACGGGTCAGCTTTTGCAGTGTCTAAGTCAACCAAAAAGGCTGCTAAATCCTTACAGTTTCCAAGCATATCTGATGGAATGATGGCACGGGCACTGCATAGTAGTAGACTTGTTACACCACCAAAGTTTCAATCCCATTTGACAGATATAAAGCTGGGTTTTACTGATCTTTCAACTGGCTTTCCACATTTTGAATCATCAGATAGACTCGGTTTGCAAAATGAGCAATATCCCCCTATTCCATCTTGGTTTCATGATAAATTCAGGACTAATTTTTCCGGAGATTCTGCTGCTGTAGCTTCTGACAGAGCAGGGACATCTTCCAGTGTTCCTGCTGAGCAGCCATTTGTTGTCACTTCTTTTGGTACCAGTTGCTTGGGTTCGTTAGGAGGCTTGAATTCCTCAAGCAGCTATGATGTGCAGAAGAATGAAGATGAACAGGGTGCCCCTAGGTACGGGAAGTTGCCTAGTCTGCTTGATAGATCACTGAATGCTGTACGTGATATGAATAATAATTTGGCAAGAGGTGAACCCTCCAGTTCAGGATTGCTGCCTAATCTCAAGAGAGGAATCTTAAAGGGAGATGATGTTGCTGGAAGTAGTTCTTCGAAGAACACGCTACCCCATTGGCTACGGGAAGCTGTAAGTGCTCCTGCTAAACCCCCAGTACCTGATCTGCCACCCACAGTGACGGCAATAGCTCAATCCGTCCGGTTGTTATATGGGGAGGATAAGCGAACGATTCCTCCATTTGTGATTCCCGGCCCACCTCCTTCGCTACCAAAGGATCCAAGACGGAGtctaaagaagaaaagaaagctgAAATCACGTCTATTCAGGCGGGTTCAACTAGACGCTGGAAGCAGCCAGGACTTTCAGAGCAGGCACTTTGGTGGCAATGCTTCAAGCTCCATTCCTATGGCCCCATCATTTccatttctttcacaagcaatGGCTGCAACTTCAGGCTTTTCACGGATTGAATCCGACCTCGGTGAGCCTCTGAGTTTAAATGTGGTAAACCCATCATCTGCAGCGCCACATCTGAATCAGCACAAGAAAACAACCATGGGATTGTCGCCTTCCCCTGAAGTGCTTCAATTGGTAGCATCCTGTGTTGCTCCAGGTTCACACCTGTCAGCAGCTTCCGGCATGGCAAGCTCAAGCGTCCGTGACACAAAACCCTCATTGCCGAACTCTGTTGACCAAGTAGAACTCTTGGACTCTCAAACTGCGACTGCAGTGGTAAGAACGGAGGCCAAGCAGGGCTCGCCTGTTAGAACATGTGGTACTCAAAGTGCGGATTCTAGCAAGACAGAGTCAGATCCCTCTAGGACAGAACGACCCGATGTAGAGGAAATTTCTTCTGAGGGCACCGTCTCGGATCATCCCATGAGTGATCGGGAATCATAG
- the LOC126622999 gene encoding uncharacterized protein LOC126622999, with protein sequence MIACKASNPNHGALSPLHPAKRPLKHAPIYRICHTPHTTTTTNTNNNLCVVFSSLADGPRWNQYHQFTNGGSKNGSSTVYKKPRNAEEAEEEGGGGGERKVQCEVELISWRERRIKADILVNADIDSVWNALTDYECLADFIPNLVSSRRLPCPHLGRIWLEQRGLQRALYWHIEARVVLDLQEFPNLSHNNRELHFSMVDGDFKKFEGKWAVRCGTRSSSTILSYELNVIPRFNFPAIFLERIIRSDLPVNLRALACRSEKNFVGDQKITMTESSLPTTSMAATSSLPKNIDGSLSEKDYPRNEFKENIPGSNPGPLTPSSTELNSNWGVFGKVCRLAKPFLVDEVHLRRFDGLLENGGVHRCVVASVTVKAPVREVWNVLTAYESLPEIVPNLAISRILSRENNKVRILQEGCKGLLYMVLHARVVLDLCEQLEEEISFEQVEGDFDSFRGKWVLEQLGSHHTLLKYSVESKMRKDTLLSEAIMEEVIYEDLPSNLCTIRDYVEKREVAHSSKASDENIYTEEETASCSSGHDDERSNTTVDRISDTDARSSSRKRPRVPGLQRDIEVLKSELLKFISEHGQEGFMPMRKQLRVHGRVDIEKAIRRMGGFRRIASLMNLSLAYKNRKPKGYWDSLDNMQEEINRFQRSWGMDPSFMPSRKSFERAGRYDIARALEKWGGLHEVSRLLSLKVRHPNRQPNLGRDVKLDYVVSTDVEEEEKVIASNPYVSQDTQKWISELKHLDINWVE encoded by the exons ATGATCGCCTGCAAAGCTTCAAACCCTAACCATGGAGCTCTCTCCCCACTCCACCCTGCCAAAAGACCCCTCAAACACGCCCCAATATACAGAATATGCCACACTCcccacaccaccaccaccaccaacacgAACAACAATTTGTGCGTGGTATTTTCGTCCTTAGCAGATGGACCCAGATGGAATCAGTACCACCAATTCACGAACGGCGGCAGCAAGAATGGCAGCAGCACCGTTTACAAGAAACCCAGAAACGCGGAAGAGgcggaggaggaaggaggaggaggaggagagaggaagGTGCAGTGCGAAGTGGAGTTGATTTCGTGGAGGGAGCGCCGAATCAAGGCCGATATTTTGGTCAATGCCGATATCGATTCGGTCTGGAACGCTCTCACTGATTACGAATGTCTCGCTGACTTCATCCCCAATCTTGTTTCCAG CCGGAGACTACCATGTCCGCATCTGGGGCGTATTTGGTTGGAGCAGAGAGGCTTGCAGAGGGCGCTGTATTGGCATATCGAAGCTCGGGTTGTTTTGGACCTTCAAGAATTTCCTAACTTA AGTCATAATAATCGTGAGCTCCACTTTTCCATGGTTGATGGAGACTTCAAAAAGTTCGAAGGCAAATGGGCCGTTAGATGCGGGACAAG GTCATCATCAACAATTTTATCATATGAACTTAATGTAATACCAAGATTCAACTTTCCTGCCATTTTCTTGGAAAGAATTATCAGATCAGATCTTCCGGTGAATCTTCGGGCCTTGGCTTGCAGATCAGAAAAGAATTTTGTAGGGGATCAGAAGATAACAATGACAGAAAGTTCCTTGCCTACCACATCCATGGCTGCTACTAGTTCACTCCCCAAAAACATCGACGGTTCTTTGAGTGAAAAGGATTATCCACGTAATGAGTTTAAAGAGAATATTCCTGGCTCTAATCCTGGTCCACTGACCCCATCTTCAACTGAGTTGAACAGTAACTGGGGTGTTTTTGGGAAAGTGTGCAGACTTGCTAAGCCTTTCTTGGTGGATGAGGTTCATCTTCGGAGATTCGATGGTCTATTG GAAAATGGAGGCGTTCATCGCTGTGTTGTTGCTAGCGTAACAGTTAAAGCTCCTGTTCGTGAAGTATGGAATGTTTTGACTGCTTATGAAAGTCTTCCTGA GATCGTCCCAAACTTGGCAATCAGTAGGATATTATCAAGAGAAAACAACAAAGTCCGCATTCTGCAG GAAGGATGCAAGGGGTTGCTTTATATGGTACTTCACGCACGTGTTGTCCTAGACCTGTGTGAGCAGCTTGAAGAGGAGATAAGTTTTGAACAGGTTGAAGGGGACTTTGACTCGTTTCGAGGTAAATGGGTTCTTGAGCAGCTAGGAAGTCATCACACGCTGTTAAAGTACTCTGTGGAATCAAAAATGCGCAAAGACACTTTGCTTTCCGAAGCTATTATGGAAGAG GTTATATATGAAGATCTCCCTTCAAATTTATGTACCATACGGGATTACGTAGAGAAAAGGGAGGTGGCACACTCGTCAAAAGCATCTgatgaaaacatatatacggAGGAAGAAACCGCTTCATGTAGCTCTGGCCATGATGATGAAAGAAGTAATACAACAGTTGACCGGATTTCCGATACCGATGCTCGAAGTTCATCTAGGAAAAGGCCGAGAGTACCAGGCTTGCAAAGGGATATTGAAGTTTTGAAAAGTGAGCTCCTGAAATTTATTTCAGAGCATGGGCAGGAAGGATTTATGCCCATGAGAAAGCAACTTCGTGTACATGGAAGAGTAGATATTGAGAAAGCAATTAGACGCATGGGCGGATTTAGAAGGATCGCATCATTGATGAACCTCTCTCTTGCTtacaaaaaccgaaaaccaaaggGCTACTGGGACAGCCTTGACAATATGCAGGAAGAG ATCAACCGGTTTCAGAGGAGTTGGGGAATGGACCCTTCATTCATGCCGAGTAGAAAGTCATTTGAGCGCGCAG GGCGCTACGACATTGCTCGTGCATTGGAGAAGTGGGGCGGGCTTCATGAGGTTTCCCGTCTTCTGTCGCTGAAGGTGAGGCACCCTAATCGACAGCCGAACCTGGGGAGGGATGTAAAACTAGACTATGTGGTGTCAACCGATgtagaggaggaggagaaagtGATAGCATCTAATCCCTATGTATCTCAAGATACACAAAAGTGGATCTCTGAATTAAAACATTTGGATATTAATTGGGTCGAATAG